The following coding sequences lie in one bacterium genomic window:
- the purM gene encoding phosphoribosylformylglycinamidine cyclo-ligase, with protein sequence MSQQYKKAGVDIDAGNRFVEIIKPYIKSTHRRGVVSDIGGFGGLYSLGELNMKDPVLVSGTDGVGTKLRIAIEMQKFDTIGIDLVAMCVNDIACSGAEPLFFLDYFAMSKLKPEEHSEIVKGIAQACKKTGCALIGGETAEMPDMYAEDDFDLAGFAVGIVDRSKIIDGSAIGIGNAIVGVESTGFHSNGYSLVRKILRDAKLDLKKVYDGIDKPLGEALITPTALYSPLITQLARSHEIKGVAHITGGGFWDNIPRILPAGVSAAIDRSSWTIPELFRFFQQNGGVDDQEMLRVFNCGVGLVMVVPADQLSGVIETAGIAGFSAFELGRIVKRKGDEPRITVE encoded by the coding sequence ATGAGCCAACAATACAAGAAGGCGGGCGTGGACATCGATGCGGGAAACCGCTTCGTGGAGATCATCAAACCCTACATCAAGTCGACCCACAGACGCGGCGTTGTCTCGGACATCGGCGGCTTCGGGGGTCTCTACTCGCTGGGCGAGCTCAACATGAAGGACCCCGTGCTCGTCTCAGGCACCGACGGGGTAGGCACGAAGCTGCGCATCGCCATCGAGATGCAAAAGTTCGACACCATCGGCATCGACCTGGTGGCGATGTGCGTCAACGACATCGCGTGCAGCGGCGCCGAGCCGCTCTTCTTCCTGGACTACTTCGCCATGTCGAAGCTCAAGCCCGAGGAACACTCGGAGATCGTGAAGGGCATCGCCCAGGCCTGCAAGAAGACCGGCTGCGCGCTGATCGGCGGAGAGACCGCCGAGATGCCGGACATGTACGCCGAGGATGACTTCGATCTGGCTGGCTTCGCGGTCGGCATAGTGGACCGCTCTAAGATCATCGACGGCAGCGCCATCGGGATCGGAAACGCGATCGTGGGGGTTGAGTCCACCGGCTTCCACAGCAACGGCTACTCGCTCGTGCGCAAGATATTGCGCGATGCAAAGCTCGACCTCAAAAAGGTATACGACGGGATCGACAAGCCCCTGGGCGAGGCGCTGATCACACCCACCGCCCTCTACAGCCCGCTCATCACGCAACTTGCGCGCTCGCACGAGATCAAGGGCGTCGCCCATATCACGGGCGGGGGATTCTGGGACAACATCCCGAGGATACTGCCCGCCGGGGTCAGCGCCGCGATCGACAGGTCCTCGTGGACCATACCGGAGCTCTTCCGCTTCTTCCAACAGAACGGAGGCGTCGACGACCAAGAGATGCTCAGGGTATTCAACTGCGGGGTGGGGCTGGTGATGGTGGTGCCGGCCGACCAGCTCTCCGGGGTCATCGAGACCGCCGGCATCGCTGGATTTTCGGCATTCGAGCTCGGCAGGATAGTGAAGCGCAAGGGCGACGAGCCGCGGATCACCGTCGAATAG
- a CDS encoding outer membrane beta-barrel protein — MKRLFAFVLAAAVMVAAQTAGAEGNAAGNFTVGIGPAGNVYVVDSSPELDPGIGGYLFFDYRWSPQFSTQVSVLVTTQDGTGISDGDGGIEFLGIPTFDLKFYLFSEPSRWDPYGLIGLGVYAVTEGSQNNGTWAVGVGADIGLGTDFYLTEKWSLGLQFIFRSIGLIDSTSGSNNGTALFPFSMLGNVAYHF, encoded by the coding sequence ATGAAAAGACTATTCGCATTCGTATTGGCGGCAGCCGTCATGGTCGCGGCTCAGACGGCGGGCGCCGAGGGCAACGCGGCCGGAAACTTCACGGTGGGCATAGGGCCTGCGGGCAACGTCTACGTGGTCGATTCCAGCCCGGAGCTCGATCCGGGCATCGGCGGTTACCTCTTCTTCGACTACCGCTGGTCGCCGCAGTTCTCCACGCAGGTGAGCGTGCTCGTCACCACTCAGGACGGCACCGGCATATCCGATGGCGACGGCGGCATCGAATTTCTGGGCATCCCGACATTTGATCTCAAGTTCTATCTCTTCTCCGAGCCTTCGCGCTGGGATCCCTACGGACTCATCGGCCTGGGCGTGTATGCGGTGACCGAGGGCTCGCAGAACAACGGCACATGGGCAGTCGGCGTCGGCGCCGACATAGGGCTGGGCACCGACTTCTATCTCACTGAGAAGTGGTCGCTGGGACTGCAGTTCATATTCCGCTCGATCGGCCTCATAGATTCCACCAGCGGCTCGAACAACGGCACCGCCCTGTTCCCGTTCTCCATGCTGGGGAACGTGGCGTATCATTTCTAA
- the surE gene encoding 5'/3'-nucleotidase SurE — protein sequence MRQTGRRKKRAQSSPLILVSNDDGVRADGLRRLARALGSLGRVVIAAPDKERSASSHSITLHRPLRVERVSRDVYSVDGTPTDCVLLAVHGLLGQRPDLIVSGINHGPNLGDDVHYSGTVSVAFEGGILGIPSISVSSMGKGKHLETAAACAREIAQGVLRDGLPRGVVLNVNVPDVPIESIKGFALTRQGKRNYGGVIVEKTDPRGKKYYWIGGDQSGFEDVPHSDCNAVRKGFVSITPLRVNLTGGAELRAVEKFPFAMKWRRSFE from the coding sequence ATGCGTCAAACGGGAAGAAGAAAGAAAAGAGCGCAATCCTCGCCGCTGATCCTCGTCTCGAACGACGACGGCGTGCGCGCCGACGGGTTGAGAAGGCTCGCGCGCGCCCTCGGTTCGCTCGGCAGGGTGGTGATCGCGGCGCCCGACAAGGAGCGCAGCGCTTCCAGTCACTCGATCACGCTGCACAGGCCCCTGCGCGTGGAGCGCGTCTCGCGCGACGTCTATTCCGTGGACGGTACGCCCACGGACTGCGTGCTGCTCGCGGTGCACGGGCTTTTGGGCCAGAGGCCTGACCTCATAGTCTCAGGCATCAACCACGGGCCGAACCTGGGCGACGATGTGCACTACTCGGGCACGGTGTCGGTCGCGTTCGAGGGCGGGATACTGGGCATACCCTCGATCTCCGTCTCGAGCATGGGAAAGGGAAAACACCTGGAGACCGCGGCTGCATGCGCGCGCGAAATTGCGCAGGGCGTGCTGCGCGACGGGTTGCCGCGAGGGGTCGTGCTCAACGTGAACGTTCCCGACGTCCCGATCGAATCCATAAAGGGTTTTGCGCTGACCAGGCAGGGCAAGCGGAACTACGGAGGGGTGATCGTGGAGAAGACCGATCCCAGGGGAAAGAAGTACTACTGGATAGGCGGCGACCAGAGCGGCTTCGAGGACGTTCCGCATTCGGACTGCAATGCGGTGCGCAAGGGGTTCGTCTCCATCACGCCGCTTCGAGTCAACCTCACGGGTGGCGCGGAGCTTCGGGCTGTCGAGAAGTTCCCCTTTGCAATGAAATGGAGGCGGAGCTTCGAATGA
- the purN gene encoding phosphoribosylglycinamide formyltransferase, with translation MKKNPFPIGVLASGSGTNLQSIIDASESGKINAEVKIVISDTPGAKALERAKKHGIPALLVQRGDFKSKLDFEQRIVSLLAEHGVSLVCLAGYMRIIGKTLLDAFSMKIVNIHPALLPSFPGLDGQRQALDYGVKIAGCTVHFVDELTDHGPIIAQAAVEVKEDDTVDSLRERIIKEEHRIYPEAIGLYADGRLTVEGRRVRITGVR, from the coding sequence ATGAAAAAAAACCCCTTCCCAATAGGCGTGCTCGCATCAGGCAGCGGGACCAACCTGCAGTCGATCATCGACGCCTCCGAATCAGGCAAGATCAACGCAGAGGTGAAGATCGTCATCAGCGACACGCCCGGCGCCAAGGCGCTGGAGCGCGCGAAGAAACACGGGATACCGGCCCTGCTCGTGCAGAGAGGCGATTTCAAATCCAAGCTGGATTTTGAGCAGAGGATCGTTTCCCTGCTCGCGGAACACGGCGTCTCCCTCGTCTGTCTCGCCGGCTACATGCGCATAATCGGGAAGACGCTGCTCGACGCCTTCTCGATGAAGATCGTCAACATCCACCCGGCCCTCCTGCCCTCATTCCCCGGCCTCGACGGACAACGGCAGGCGCTGGACTACGGCGTGAAGATCGCGGGCTGCACCGTGCACTTCGTGGACGAGCTCACCGACCACGGCCCGATCATCGCGCAGGCCGCGGTCGAGGTGAAGGAGGATGACACGGTGGATTCGCTGCGCGAGAGGATCATCAAGGAAGAACACCGCATATACCCAGAGGCCATCGGACTATATGCGGATGGAAGGTTGACAGTGGAAGGCAGGCGGGTAAGGATAACGGGCGTCCGATAG